The genomic stretch GTGGCGAGCAATTGCGTTTGAAAGCAATCGTCGTACGCGCCGGTATGAAAGATCCACATGAAGAAGTCTTAAAGCGCCTGGCTTTGCTTGAAACCGATTCCATACACGGCAATTTTCCTGGCGCAATTGAAGTCAGCGAAGATGGAAAAGAAGCCATTATCAACGGAAACCGGATCCTGATCATTTTTGCAGGACATCCATCTGAAATCAACTACGAAGACTATGGGATCAAAGATGCATTGCTTATCGATAATACAGGTCTATTCGATACTCGCGAAAAGTTAAGCGTTCATCTCCGCCCCGGTATTTCTGAAATCATACTTACAGCGCCCGGAAAAGATATCCCGAATATAGTTGTAGGAGTAAATCATGATCTTGCAGATACCACAAACGAAAATATTTTTTGCGCAGCTTCCTGTACTACAAATGCCATTGTTCCGGTCATTAAAGTGATAGATGAGGCATTTGGTTTGCAAAAAGGTCATATAGAAACTGTACACGCTTATACAAGTGATCAAAACTTACTCGACAATTTCCATCGCAAACCGCGAAGAGGTAGAGGAGCACCTATCAATATGGTGATCACAAGTACCGGTGCAGCAAGTGCAGTTGCGAAAGTGTTGCCGCATCTGAAGGGAAAACTTACCGGCAATGCTGTGAGAGTTCCGGTACCTGACGTTTCATTGGCGATCCTCAATTTAAGTCTTGATAAAATCTCAGATAAAGATGAGATTCTTGCAAAATTGAGAGATGCCAGTTTACATGGCGACCTTGTCGAACAATTGCATTATTCTACATCTAACGAATATGTATCCAGCAATGCGGTCGGGACCACCTGTGCATGTGTGGTTGATGCCCCTTCTACTATTATGTCGGCAGACGGTAAAACGGTTACGATATATGCCTGGTACGATAATGAATTCGGATATGCATGTCAGGTCGTTCGTTTAGCAAAATATGTGGCCAAAGTTAGAAGGTTCACTTATTATTAATGGAAGGCGATCGCTATTCCAATTATCGCATTTGGCAACCACTGCTTTTAGGAGTGGTCGCGGTGTTAGGTTTTTGGGCAGGAATTAAAGTAAAATTGCTTCCACCAAGTCCTGAACAACAAACCGAAATTCGAAAATTAGAACAAAACCATATTCAAAAAATTCAGGATG from Saprospiraceae bacterium encodes the following:
- a CDS encoding glyceraldehyde-3-phosphate dehydrogenase, translated to MSIVSQNIAADLELKDWREKEKNALELGKLVGDLRFDRSIELVLFRKDLYDARPSQIISDHLFAKNYIDKPLDLNLSLEITKIISKMDALQPSRIDIGKLASEWEMKKDGSSNLEEFIFSKLSQEFENSNGKFEARDVVLYGFGRIGRLVARRLISQTGSGEQLRLKAIVVRAGMKDPHEEVLKRLALLETDSIHGNFPGAIEVSEDGKEAIINGNRILIIFAGHPSEINYEDYGIKDALLIDNTGLFDTREKLSVHLRPGISEIILTAPGKDIPNIVVGVNHDLADTTNENIFCAASCTTNAIVPVIKVIDEAFGLQKGHIETVHAYTSDQNLLDNFHRKPRRGRGAPINMVITSTGAASAVAKVLPHLKGKLTGNAVRVPVPDVSLAILNLSLDKISDKDEILAKLRDASLHGDLVEQLHYSTSNEYVSSNAVGTTCACVVDAPSTIMSADGKTVTIYAWYDNEFGYACQVVRLAKYVAKVRRFTYY